One Gossypium raimondii isolate GPD5lz chromosome 3, ASM2569854v1, whole genome shotgun sequence genomic window carries:
- the LOC105794080 gene encoding probable calcium-binding protein CML27, translated as MSATPTQKSSNVNQGELQKVFNQFDANRDGKISMTELRDVLKSMGSSITEEELKRVLEDIDTDKDGFINLSEFSSLFRSSSDEVTAALELRDAFDLYDQDKNGLISTSELHLVLNQLGMKCSVDDCARMIKSVDSDGDGNVNFEEFQKMMSASLAANGKGSKP; from the coding sequence ATGTCGGCAACTCCAACCCAGAAATCCTCCAACGTCAACCAGGGGGAACTCCAAAAAGTCTTCAACCAGTTCGACGCCAACAGGGACGGCAAGATCTCGATGACGGAGCTCCGCGATGTGTTGAAATCAATGGGCTCCAGCATCACTGAGGAAGAACTCAAACGTGTCTTGGAAGACATCGACACCGACAAAGACGGCTTCATCAACCTCTCCGAGTTCTCCTCTCTCTTCCGGTCTTCATCCGATGAAGTCACCGCCGCCTTGGAGCTGCGCGACGCCTTCGATTTGTACGACCAGGACAAGAACGGCCTGATTTCGACGAGCGAGTTGCACCTGGTTCTGAATCAGCTAGGGATGAAGTGTTCGGTTGATGATTGTGCTAGGATGATCAAGTCCGTAGATTCAGACGGTGATGGCAATGTCAATTTCGAGGAGTTCCAGAAGATGATGAGTGCTTCCTTGGCGGCTAATGGCAAAGGATCTAAGCCGTAg